A genomic segment from Vibrio panuliri encodes:
- a CDS encoding arylesterase, whose amino-acid sequence MLRLLSLFIACFIINPVSATTLLVLGDSLSAGYQMPIEKAWPSLLPNVMADKGKPLTVVNGSISGDTTGNGLARLPQLLDEHQPSLVLIELGANDGLRGFPPSLIEGNLVSIIDQIKAANAKPLLMQIHILPNYGKRYTQAFSSLYPKIAQQHDVALMPFMLEPIMRDNPDWIMPDGLHPKPDAQPWIAEFVSHQLIKHL is encoded by the coding sequence ATGTTACGACTACTTTCCTTATTTATCGCTTGCTTTATTATCAACCCTGTCTCAGCGACCACATTGTTGGTTCTCGGGGATAGCTTAAGTGCAGGCTATCAAATGCCTATTGAAAAAGCTTGGCCTAGTTTATTACCAAATGTTATGGCTGATAAGGGTAAGCCTCTCACTGTCGTAAACGGCAGTATTTCAGGTGACACCACAGGTAACGGTTTAGCGCGTCTTCCCCAGTTGCTTGATGAGCATCAACCCAGCCTCGTTCTGATTGAGCTCGGCGCTAACGATGGTCTGCGCGGTTTTCCACCGTCACTGATTGAGGGCAATCTTGTTTCTATTATCGATCAAATCAAAGCCGCGAACGCCAAACCACTGCTAATGCAGATCCATATTCTTCCTAATTACGGTAAACGCTATACCCAAGCCTTCTCGTCGCTGTACCCTAAGATTGCTCAACAGCATGACGTTGCGTTAATGCCCTTTATGCTCGAACCTATCATGCGAGATAATCCCGACTGGATAATGCCCGACGGTCTGCACCCCAAACCTGATGCTCAACCATGGATTGCAGAATTTGTTTCCCATCAGTTAATAAAGCACCTCTAA
- the fabV gene encoding enoyl-ACP reductase FabV → MIIKPEISGVVARSAHPLGCEKAILQQIDYVKNADPIKQGPKRVLIIGASSGFGLAARIALTFGGAKADTIGVSFERGPSEKGVGSAGYYNNLFFQKHAKAEGRLALNIQADAFSPQTKEEVIEAIETYFEGEVDLIIYSVASGIRPNYQTGEMWRSAIKPIGNSVKGASLSLEHDQWLENELEPASNEEIEGTLKVMGGDDWEAWVDTLINSESIAEGCKTVAFSYIGPELTHPIYLDGTLGRAKIDLHQTSHSLNLKLANFDGGAYATVCKALVTKASVFIPGLTPYLMALYQVMKQKRTHEGCIEQMHRLFTTKLYGVNKVPVDCERLIRIDDLELDEDTQRQVNEMVAKMNADNFKQIGDYQGLKQEFMQLNGFELDDVDYLADIDIEQLVKSLT, encoded by the coding sequence ATGATAATTAAACCAGAGATATCGGGCGTGGTAGCACGGAGTGCTCATCCACTTGGTTGCGAAAAGGCAATTCTTCAACAGATTGATTACGTTAAAAATGCCGATCCGATCAAACAAGGTCCAAAGCGTGTTCTAATTATTGGTGCTTCATCGGGTTTTGGCTTAGCTGCACGTATCGCCCTCACATTCGGCGGAGCAAAGGCGGATACCATTGGTGTCTCTTTTGAGCGAGGACCATCAGAAAAAGGCGTTGGTAGTGCAGGCTATTACAACAACTTGTTTTTTCAAAAACATGCAAAGGCAGAAGGCCGTTTAGCGCTTAACATTCAGGCAGATGCCTTTTCGCCACAGACCAAAGAAGAAGTTATCGAGGCCATCGAAACCTATTTCGAAGGTGAAGTGGATTTAATCATCTACAGCGTCGCCAGTGGTATCCGTCCTAACTACCAAACTGGCGAAATGTGGCGTTCTGCCATCAAGCCGATTGGCAACTCAGTCAAGGGCGCGTCTCTCTCTTTGGAACACGACCAATGGTTAGAAAACGAGCTTGAGCCTGCATCTAATGAAGAGATCGAAGGCACACTCAAAGTCATGGGTGGCGATGACTGGGAAGCATGGGTCGATACCTTGATTAACTCGGAGTCGATTGCAGAAGGGTGTAAAACGGTCGCATTTTCTTATATTGGTCCTGAACTGACCCACCCTATTTACCTCGATGGAACATTGGGGCGAGCGAAGATCGACCTACATCAAACCAGTCACTCGCTTAACCTAAAATTGGCCAACTTTGACGGCGGCGCTTATGCCACTGTCTGCAAAGCACTTGTGACCAAAGCCAGTGTGTTTATTCCAGGGCTCACCCCGTACCTGATGGCTTTATACCAAGTGATGAAGCAAAAAAGGACCCATGAAGGCTGTATCGAGCAAATGCATCGCTTGTTTACCACTAAGTTGTACGGAGTAAACAAAGTGCCCGTTGACTGTGAACGTCTAATCCGCATTGATGATTTGGAGTTAGACGAAGATACTCAAAGACAAGTCAATGAGATGGTGGCGAAGATGAATGCTGACAACTTCAAGCAAATTGGTGATTACCAAGGCTTAAAGCAAGAGTTTATGCAGTTAAATGGCTTTGAGTTAGACGATGTGGATTATCTGGCAGATATCGACATCGAGCAACTCGTAAAATCATTAACTTAG
- a CDS encoding DNA-J related domain-containing protein encodes MQSCPLANINSIENPLLWPIFEVLKKRHNGWKVHTLASELIALELMPVLDEKPEKDLFKRNFLIMNALYQLQETLYPDHYVQVEAMDIALLSNRGVVHRLSLDNQDPLRDYYTQWQHYEAEQGEIRRLLDEFWTRYRDFVGSTQAKFGDVTRDKALRVFELSEGASELEIRKRWRKLALKWHPDRQNGDSEKFRLVCEAWNVLRL; translated from the coding sequence ATGCAGAGTTGCCCACTTGCAAACATCAATAGCATTGAGAATCCACTTTTGTGGCCTATTTTTGAGGTATTGAAAAAAAGGCATAACGGTTGGAAAGTGCATACCTTAGCGAGCGAACTCATTGCCTTAGAGTTAATGCCAGTACTGGACGAGAAGCCGGAAAAAGATCTCTTTAAACGCAACTTTTTGATCATGAATGCACTCTATCAGTTGCAAGAGACACTCTATCCGGATCACTACGTGCAGGTGGAAGCAATGGACATCGCGCTTTTGAGTAATCGCGGCGTGGTGCATAGACTTAGCCTTGATAATCAAGACCCACTACGTGACTACTACACCCAATGGCAGCATTACGAAGCTGAGCAAGGTGAAATAAGACGGCTTTTGGATGAGTTTTGGACGCGCTACCGTGATTTTGTTGGCAGTACTCAAGCAAAGTTTGGCGATGTTACTCGAGATAAAGCGCTTAGGGTGTTTGAACTTTCGGAAGGGGCGAGTGAACTTGAGATTCGAAAACGTTGGCGAAAACTCGCATTGAAATGGCACCCAGACAGACAAAACGGAGACAGTGAGAAGTTCCGTTTAGTCTGTGAAGCTTGGAATGTGTTGCGCCTTTAA
- a CDS encoding ABC-ATPase domain-containing protein, producing the protein MDQLIATLKKIEKQNYRAYQQIKGSYDFTDFTLFVDYVQADPFASASRLRAIRPWSVTGLDWLKETSPAYQVAARDFIARQFAEFARQEAHISIALTGQTVLDSTSVLFTDEGIELRFRANLPAEGRSALGKKAINILTFHLPKFIRRATLERELDKQALINHCQVIEDQQAMREQLDEHNLIAFIGDGAVLPRLAGNSDLPMKEAVAFVAPESLAVTLNTPNQGSIRGMGIPKGITLIVGGGFHGKSTLLTAIERSIYDHIPGDGREHVVTNSASMKIRAEDGRCVHNLNLSNYINHLPMGKDTADFSTQDASGSTSQAAWLQESIESGARSLLIDEDTSATNFMIRDERMQALVSKGDEPITPLVDRIGQLRDELDISTIVVMGGSGDYLDVANTVIQMHDYQAVDVTEKAQQVIAQHPTQRHNESESALLTFRPRSLNRAALQGILTEGKFRVSAKGTDSLRFGKEFADLSALEQLESPSEVNAIGWLWFQLAQLPGWSNNPAKEIEQMLSNRWYSTMPNQGDLAKPRVLDVMAALNRMRKSQFKNSH; encoded by the coding sequence ATGGATCAATTGATCGCAACTCTTAAAAAAATCGAAAAACAGAACTACCGCGCCTATCAACAGATAAAAGGTAGCTATGATTTCACTGACTTCACGCTGTTTGTCGATTACGTACAAGCCGACCCGTTTGCGTCGGCGTCAAGACTGCGTGCAATTCGTCCTTGGTCAGTAACTGGCCTTGATTGGCTTAAAGAGACGTCCCCAGCTTATCAAGTAGCGGCTCGTGACTTTATCGCACGTCAGTTTGCTGAGTTTGCGCGCCAAGAAGCTCACATCAGTATTGCTCTTACTGGACAAACGGTTCTTGATTCGACATCTGTCCTCTTTACTGACGAGGGTATTGAACTGCGTTTTCGAGCCAACCTTCCCGCAGAAGGACGCTCTGCATTAGGCAAAAAAGCGATCAACATTCTCACCTTCCATCTGCCTAAATTTATTCGTCGTGCAACGCTTGAACGCGAGCTTGATAAACAAGCGTTGATCAATCACTGTCAGGTTATTGAAGATCAGCAGGCGATGCGTGAACAACTTGATGAACATAACTTGATTGCTTTTATTGGCGATGGCGCAGTACTGCCAAGACTTGCTGGTAATAGTGACTTGCCAATGAAAGAAGCCGTGGCATTCGTCGCTCCCGAATCGTTGGCAGTAACACTAAATACCCCTAACCAAGGTTCGATTCGCGGTATGGGTATTCCAAAAGGCATCACCTTGATAGTGGGTGGAGGCTTTCACGGTAAGTCAACGCTGTTAACTGCCATCGAGCGCTCCATTTACGACCATATCCCAGGTGACGGTCGCGAACACGTGGTGACAAACAGCGCAAGTATGAAAATACGTGCTGAAGATGGACGTTGCGTTCACAACCTAAACTTGTCGAACTACATTAACCATCTTCCTATGGGCAAAGATACGGCTGACTTTTCAACACAAGACGCATCTGGCTCAACCTCACAAGCGGCATGGTTGCAAGAGTCAATTGAGAGTGGCGCTCGTAGTCTGTTGATTGACGAAGATACCTCTGCAACAAACTTTATGATTCGCGATGAGCGTATGCAGGCTCTAGTAAGCAAAGGCGATGAGCCCATCACTCCGCTAGTGGATAGAATCGGCCAACTGCGCGACGAGCTGGATATCTCAACCATCGTTGTTATGGGTGGTTCTGGTGATTACCTAGATGTTGCGAATACCGTTATTCAAATGCATGATTATCAAGCCGTGGATGTCACTGAAAAGGCGCAACAAGTTATCGCTCAGCACCCTACCCAACGCCATAACGAGAGTGAGTCTGCGTTACTTACTTTTAGACCGCGCAGTCTAAATCGAGCGGCGTTGCAAGGCATCCTAACTGAGGGCAAATTTCGAGTATCGGCCAAAGGCACAGACTCATTGCGTTTCGGCAAAGAGTTCGCTGATTTAAGCGCGCTTGAGCAGCTAGAATCGCCGTCGGAAGTCAATGCGATCGGTTGGTTGTGGTTCCAGCTGGCTCAGTTACCAGGTTGGTCGAACAATCCAGCTAAAGAGATCGAGCAAATGTTGTCTAACCGTTGGTACAGCACCATGCCAAATCAAGGCGATCTGGCAAAGCCTCGCGTTTTAGACGTAATGGCCGCGTTAAACCGTATGCGAAAATCTCAGTTCAAAAACAGTCATTAA
- a CDS encoding flavodoxin, whose protein sequence is MTRHVPKIATTKNEWLYQQVDVEFPTKESLTGRELYKTSVAERNYVNLANYLADHDKQNSFSVDDIYLVDFHRLTVLFSLLQSKRWANEEEQQFIVEFLTQIIYSEPCQLYLGFKDGEPMAAAIVTQSDEELLVSDVTLVDPALQASFIHALVTKNETSKLLDVISDAYLEI, encoded by the coding sequence ATGACTCGTCACGTTCCGAAAATTGCCACCACCAAAAATGAATGGCTTTACCAACAAGTTGATGTTGAGTTTCCTACCAAAGAAAGTTTAACGGGTAGGGAACTGTACAAAACCTCAGTCGCAGAACGAAACTACGTGAACTTGGCAAACTATCTGGCGGATCACGATAAGCAGAACAGCTTTTCTGTAGATGACATCTACCTTGTTGACTTTCATCGTTTAACGGTTCTGTTTTCACTGTTGCAGTCAAAACGATGGGCTAACGAAGAAGAGCAGCAGTTTATCGTGGAGTTTTTGACTCAGATAATTTACTCCGAACCATGTCAACTCTACCTTGGGTTTAAAGATGGAGAGCCTATGGCAGCGGCGATCGTGACTCAAAGCGATGAAGAACTGTTAGTGTCTGATGTAACACTGGTTGACCCTGCATTGCAGGCGTCATTCATTCACGCGCTCGTTACTAAGAATGAAACAAGTAAATTGCTTGACGTGATTAGTGATGCTTATCTTGAAATTTAA
- a CDS encoding bifunctional diguanylate cyclase/phosphodiesterase: MSKINTSNLHIPHAMSENWQVIVNLIAQLIPVPAALIMRVHRDTIEVFSCNNNINHPYKRGDTEQLGQGLYCEYVIKHQKQLVVKNALEAPNWSNNPDIKLGMISYCGFPISWPNGEPFGTICVLDSKARELSDIATQLLASYKESLEAQLATLYQNQQLKILNSELQSRVNTRTQDLVDLNFSLNQEIDKRRAAEQKVIYHQRHDLGTGFLNRNTLEFEASRAVDITIEHPQFGASAVHIGFSNGKLIQSRFGFAVWEGILVQLREKIGYLSRYHLQTSRPTSTELVFLIESNNLAQDLEQFTQQLVEVSHSSFDVEGESIHLHSYVGVSTTNNASSGHILLQQASEAMRSCKDSGHKLIYYSEAISMAQNNLNHLENYLLQAVRSDDLLLYFQPKVSPTTHRWIGAEALLRWRHPVLGDVSNEALIKMAEKNGLIFEVGNFVLRSAIAKASEWSAVIRDFKIAVNISAVQLKNQHFAEQIEDLLTAYHLPAECLELEVTESTLIADEQVAHTTLLALHQLGVTLSLDDFGTGYSSFDYLKKFPFDAIKVDKSFIKQLNISEHDKTIVQSIIKIAKKLDLAVTVEGIETLEHEKFIIEEGCEYGQGFYYGKPMPCDEFEVCLMSKHYPDNLNQSFQ, encoded by the coding sequence ATGTCGAAAATTAACACTAGCAATTTACATATCCCTCATGCAATGAGCGAGAACTGGCAAGTCATCGTCAACCTCATCGCCCAACTTATACCCGTGCCTGCCGCACTTATCATGCGTGTTCATCGTGACACCATCGAAGTTTTCTCCTGTAATAACAACATCAATCACCCTTATAAGCGTGGTGACACTGAGCAACTTGGGCAAGGACTATACTGCGAGTATGTTATCAAGCACCAGAAACAGTTGGTGGTAAAAAACGCCCTCGAAGCTCCAAACTGGAGCAACAACCCTGATATTAAACTTGGTATGATTTCTTATTGTGGTTTTCCGATCAGTTGGCCTAACGGCGAACCATTCGGGACCATTTGCGTGCTTGATTCGAAAGCTCGTGAATTGTCTGATATCGCAACGCAGTTGTTGGCCAGCTACAAAGAGTCTTTGGAAGCCCAACTTGCCACCTTGTATCAAAATCAGCAGTTGAAAATTCTCAACTCTGAACTTCAATCACGAGTTAACACCCGAACACAAGATTTAGTCGACCTTAACTTTTCACTTAATCAAGAAATTGACAAGCGCCGTGCCGCTGAGCAAAAAGTGATTTACCATCAGAGACATGATTTAGGCACTGGTTTTCTAAATCGAAACACGCTTGAATTCGAAGCATCGCGAGCAGTCGATATCACGATCGAACATCCGCAGTTTGGCGCAAGCGCTGTCCACATTGGGTTTAGTAATGGCAAGTTGATTCAAAGCCGATTTGGATTTGCTGTATGGGAAGGAATTTTAGTTCAACTAAGAGAAAAGATTGGCTATTTGTCTCGTTATCATCTGCAAACCTCACGTCCTACCTCGACGGAGTTGGTATTTCTTATTGAATCAAATAACCTCGCTCAAGATCTTGAGCAATTCACTCAGCAACTTGTCGAGGTCAGTCACTCTTCATTTGATGTCGAGGGAGAGTCGATTCACTTACATAGCTATGTGGGTGTCAGTACGACCAACAACGCCAGCTCAGGACATATATTATTGCAACAAGCCTCAGAAGCGATGCGGTCATGTAAAGACTCAGGGCATAAATTGATCTACTACTCTGAAGCCATTTCAATGGCGCAGAACAACCTCAATCATTTAGAAAACTATCTCTTGCAAGCTGTGCGCAGTGATGACCTGTTGCTCTACTTCCAACCGAAAGTCTCCCCGACCACACATCGCTGGATTGGTGCAGAAGCTCTGCTTAGATGGCGACACCCAGTATTGGGCGACGTATCCAATGAAGCATTAATAAAAATGGCAGAGAAGAACGGCCTAATTTTTGAAGTGGGTAACTTTGTTTTGCGTTCCGCCATCGCTAAGGCATCAGAATGGTCCGCAGTGATTAGGGATTTCAAAATTGCCGTCAATATCTCAGCGGTACAACTTAAAAACCAGCACTTTGCGGAGCAAATAGAAGATCTGTTGACTGCCTATCACCTTCCAGCAGAATGCCTTGAGCTAGAGGTAACCGAGAGTACGCTAATCGCAGACGAACAAGTTGCTCACACGACTTTGCTGGCTCTGCATCAACTAGGCGTGACATTGTCACTTGATGATTTTGGTACCGGTTATTCATCCTTCGATTACCTTAAGAAGTTCCCTTTCGATGCGATTAAGGTTGATAAAAGCTTTATTAAGCAGTTGAACATTAGTGAGCATGACAAAACCATTGTCCAATCCATTATCAAGATAGCTAAGAAACTGGACCTAGCGGTCACCGTAGAGGGCATCGAGACACTCGAGCATGAAAAGTTCATCATCGAGGAAGGGTGTGAATATGGACAAGGTTTTTACTATGGCAAACCTATGCCATGCGATGAGTTTGAAGTCTGTTTGATGAGTAAGCATTATCCAGATAACCTAAATCAAAGCTTTCAGTAG
- a CDS encoding HAD-IA family hydrolase, with protein sequence MNKTQCVIFDCEGTLVDSEILCCQALSSVFETFGATLTVEQAMDHFVGGKLADILMDTRDRLGLNISLDVLEPLYRVTLRNLFESELKPMPGAKSLLKFLTDNNIEYCVVSNGPRDKIEHALELTGLLDYFVGKIYSAFDTNSWKPEPDSILFSAMSMGYRPEECLYIDDTPKGLEAGVRAGIKTIQLEGVSKSSFPGVFGSIQSLEEVEELV encoded by the coding sequence ATGAATAAAACCCAGTGCGTCATCTTTGATTGTGAAGGAACTCTTGTCGACAGTGAAATCTTGTGCTGCCAAGCATTATCATCGGTATTTGAAACTTTCGGAGCAACACTTACGGTAGAGCAAGCGATGGACCATTTTGTTGGTGGGAAGCTCGCTGATATCTTAATGGATACTCGAGATAGGCTCGGTTTAAATATATCACTCGATGTTTTAGAACCTCTCTATCGAGTGACGTTGAGGAATCTGTTTGAGTCTGAGCTCAAACCAATGCCAGGTGCGAAATCTTTATTGAAGTTTCTAACTGACAACAATATCGAGTATTGTGTCGTTTCTAATGGCCCGAGAGACAAGATCGAACATGCGTTAGAACTAACAGGGCTACTCGATTACTTTGTGGGGAAAATCTATTCTGCCTTTGACACTAACAGTTGGAAGCCAGAACCGGACTCGATTCTTTTCAGTGCCATGAGTATGGGGTACCGTCCGGAAGAATGTTTGTACATCGATGATACGCCCAAGGGCTTAGAGGCTGGCGTGAGGGCCGGTATTAAGACCATTCAACTTGAAGGTGTCAGCAAATCCTCTTTTCCTGGTGTGTTTGGTTCAATCCAAAGCTTAGAAGAAGTTGAAGAACTGGTATAA
- a CDS encoding DUF2238 domain-containing protein: MDNKRSLTTLTLLTLAYSAVFVFSAIEPMSRAVWIAEIIPVVLALGIIWVLSINYKFSNTSYILMFVWIFMHTIGSKYTFAEVPFDWFNELIGSQDRNHFDRVAHFSIGFYAYPIAEYLIKKHAVKPVIALLFGLFSIMSLAAGYEIIEWWYAELAGGDEGIAFLGSQGDIWDAQKDMLMDTLGALTSLTLLVFQRRVFSSSQAK, encoded by the coding sequence ATGGATAACAAACGTAGTTTAACAACTTTAACTCTACTGACCCTTGCTTACTCGGCGGTATTTGTATTCTCAGCTATCGAGCCCATGTCTCGAGCGGTGTGGATTGCCGAAATCATACCTGTGGTATTGGCGCTTGGCATCATCTGGGTACTTTCAATCAACTACAAGTTTTCCAACACTTCTTACATTTTGATGTTTGTCTGGATCTTCATGCATACCATAGGATCTAAATACACCTTTGCTGAAGTCCCTTTCGATTGGTTTAACGAACTGATTGGTTCACAAGACAGAAATCACTTTGATCGTGTCGCTCACTTTTCAATTGGATTTTACGCCTACCCGATTGCTGAGTACCTAATTAAAAAGCATGCCGTTAAGCCCGTCATCGCGTTGCTGTTTGGCTTGTTTTCTATTATGTCGCTCGCTGCTGGATATGAAATTATCGAGTGGTGGTATGCAGAACTTGCTGGTGGCGACGAGGGTATCGCCTTCTTAGGTTCACAAGGCGATATCTGGGATGCTCAAAAAGATATGCTAATGGACACGTTAGGCGCTCTAACGTCACTCACTTTATTGGTTTTTCAACGTCGAGTATTTTCATCAAGCCAAGCTAAGTAA
- a CDS encoding CreA family protein codes for MLKQISTLLLVSAALTGCDSGEVGDVSLGLFTMKDIKLNHLQDPIVTGVTCHIASIEADFSLADPSDSSISCRQTGEITPEMIQQIDKSNDGEVVFKKSKSIFFKSMKVRRIFDAENQTLMYLSYSTKETSGSFKHSLSTVPLWGTKAYGLYQAEK; via the coding sequence ATGTTAAAACAGATTTCAACTTTACTGTTGGTTAGTGCCGCATTAACAGGCTGTGATAGCGGCGAAGTCGGAGACGTCAGCTTGGGGCTTTTCACGATGAAAGACATTAAGCTTAACCACCTTCAAGATCCTATCGTAACTGGCGTAACTTGCCATATCGCCTCTATTGAAGCGGACTTTAGCTTGGCCGACCCGAGCGACAGCTCTATCTCTTGCCGACAAACAGGCGAAATTACCCCTGAGATGATTCAGCAAATCGACAAGTCTAATGACGGCGAAGTGGTATTTAAAAAGTCAAAAAGCATCTTCTTTAAGTCGATGAAAGTTCGTCGAATCTTTGATGCAGAAAATCAAACCTTGATGTACCTATCCTACTCAACCAAAGAAACGTCCGGTAGTTTTAAGCACAGCTTGTCAACCGTACCGCTATGGGGCACCAAAGCTTACGGCCTATACCAAGCAGAGAAGTAG
- a CDS encoding HD domain-containing phosphohydrolase, whose amino-acid sequence MQSGIEQAILDSQSNITLSIEYLDTKRILDKQYFKHFERYFDAKYRDYHFDAVLITDDGALSLINQWQDNPLKGLPMVAGGINNPLASLDSVTDKSHIIFEQDQIAKTLELIANVRPNMKTLYYVSDRSTTSEFIRQQVKQELKGSRQLQLREIRDLPLDEALNQLTHISSQDAVLLTHYNTEILNNQYYSYNYLAHQFSSHSAAPVFVLWKFYISQGVFGGYVQNSSEIGAQMIAALGEFMSFPTGGEIQRGEINKPMVDYLAMQRFGVGAHLLPDNTQYLNEPQSYFKQNWHLLSAGFAIFLIMMLVIVTQAEMIRQKRKINKQNKRIVGLHKRTLQTQKDMIVVLGEAIESRSGETGNHVKRVAKVSYLLGKLYGLSHRELELIEVVSPMHDVGKIVIPEHILDKPAQLDEDEREIMKTHTIHGHKLLSASKGDVFRLSALIALQHHEHWDGNGYPHGIAERDIHIFSRITAVADVFDALLSVRCYKKAWPLEDVIALFQRERGKQFDPNLTDLLIDNMQQFIDIRNMYPDNENRHSNT is encoded by the coding sequence ATGCAGTCGGGCATTGAACAAGCCATTCTGGATAGCCAATCTAATATCACGCTCTCTATTGAGTACTTAGACACTAAACGAATACTAGACAAGCAATATTTTAAACATTTTGAGCGCTACTTTGACGCAAAGTATCGTGACTATCATTTTGATGCTGTCTTGATTACCGACGATGGTGCACTCTCCCTTATTAATCAGTGGCAAGACAATCCCCTTAAGGGCCTACCCATGGTTGCTGGTGGGATCAATAACCCTTTAGCCTCGCTCGACTCAGTCACCGATAAAAGTCATATCATTTTTGAACAGGATCAAATCGCTAAAACGCTTGAACTGATCGCCAATGTTAGACCAAACATGAAAACGCTTTACTATGTCTCTGACAGAAGCACCACCTCTGAGTTTATCCGCCAGCAAGTAAAGCAAGAGCTGAAAGGTAGCAGGCAACTCCAACTTAGAGAGATTCGCGATCTACCGCTAGACGAAGCGCTTAACCAACTGACGCATATCTCATCTCAAGATGCCGTCTTACTGACTCATTACAACACTGAAATTCTGAATAACCAGTACTATAGCTATAACTATCTCGCTCACCAGTTTTCTAGTCATAGTGCGGCTCCCGTGTTTGTGCTTTGGAAGTTTTACATCTCACAAGGCGTATTTGGGGGATATGTGCAAAACTCGAGTGAAATAGGGGCGCAAATGATTGCAGCACTCGGCGAGTTTATGTCATTTCCCACTGGAGGAGAGATTCAGCGCGGAGAGATCAACAAGCCGATGGTTGACTATCTCGCCATGCAGAGATTTGGGGTGGGTGCGCACCTGCTACCGGACAACACTCAGTACCTCAATGAACCTCAAAGCTATTTTAAGCAAAACTGGCATCTACTCAGTGCGGGTTTTGCGATTTTCCTCATTATGATGCTGGTGATTGTCACTCAAGCAGAGATGATTAGACAGAAACGTAAGATCAATAAGCAGAACAAGCGAATTGTTGGTTTGCACAAACGAACCTTGCAAACGCAAAAGGATATGATTGTTGTTCTTGGAGAGGCGATTGAGAGTCGCTCTGGAGAAACGGGTAACCACGTTAAAAGAGTGGCGAAGGTCTCTTATCTATTGGGGAAACTATACGGACTTTCTCACCGAGAACTTGAACTTATTGAAGTCGTTTCGCCGATGCATGATGTGGGTAAAATTGTCATTCCGGAGCATATTTTAGACAAGCCAGCGCAACTCGATGAAGATGAACGAGAAATAATGAAAACGCATACAATTCATGGACATAAGTTGCTTAGTGCGAGTAAAGGGGATGTATTTAGGCTCTCTGCTTTGATTGCGTTGCAACATCATGAGCATTGGGATGGAAATGGCTACCCGCATGGTATTGCAGAGCGCGATATCCACATCTTCTCAAGAATCACAGCCGTCGCCGATGTATTCGATGCGCTTCTCAGTGTGCGGTGCTATAAAAAAGCGTGGCCACTTGAAGACGTTATCGCATTATTTCAGCGTGAACGAGGAAAGCAGTTTGATCCAAATCTGACCGATTTGCTGATCGATAACATGCAGCAATTTATAGATATCCGAAATATGTATCCAGATAACGAGAATCGCCATTCAAATACGTAA
- the cutA gene encoding divalent-cation tolerance protein CutA gives MKADYCIVLTTTNSVENKQAIINDLLEQELAACIQSMAIDSHYVWQGEVCCDQEILLVIKTTDRCFEQLQQRLVALHCYEVPQVVKVPFTDGFNPYLAWLDENTRR, from the coding sequence ATGAAAGCTGATTACTGTATTGTTTTAACCACAACAAATAGTGTAGAGAACAAACAAGCGATTATTAACGATTTGCTTGAGCAAGAGCTTGCCGCATGTATACAAAGTATGGCGATAGACAGTCACTACGTTTGGCAAGGAGAAGTATGTTGCGATCAAGAAATCCTGTTGGTGATTAAAACCACTGACCGATGTTTCGAGCAGTTACAACAACGACTTGTGGCACTGCATTGTTATGAAGTACCGCAAGTCGTGAAAGTGCCTTTTACTGATGGGTTTAACCCTTACTTAGCTTGGCTTGATGAAAATACTCGACGTTGA